A section of the Burkholderiales bacterium genome encodes:
- a CDS encoding ATP-binding protein — protein sequence MNELHDMLRRVGDLLGRLELVLPAAPRPPDWQASIAFRWRKRYGRGFLEPVSHPHRIRLSDLLGIEQQKRLIDQNTRQFIQGFPANNVLLTGARGTGKSSLVKAVLNKYAGKGLRLIEVEKHALIDLPDIVEPVYRRPERFILFCDDLSFEADEPGYKALKAALEGSITAASENMLVYATSNRRHLMPEYMEENLATRHVGEEVHPAEAVEEKISFSERFGLWLSFYPFSQDDYLGIVDHWLGFLGVRRADTDGVRQAAVQWALTRGSRSGRAAWQFARDWAGRHALKGK from the coding sequence ATGAACGAACTGCACGACATGCTGCGGCGGGTCGGAGATTTACTGGGCAGGCTGGAACTGGTGCTTCCGGCGGCGCCACGGCCGCCGGACTGGCAGGCTTCGATCGCGTTCCGCTGGCGCAAGCGCTACGGCAGGGGATTCCTGGAGCCGGTTTCTCACCCGCACCGCATCCGGCTCTCGGATTTGCTCGGCATCGAGCAGCAAAAGCGGCTCATCGATCAAAATACCCGCCAGTTCATTCAAGGCTTCCCCGCCAACAACGTCCTGCTCACCGGCGCGCGCGGCACGGGGAAATCCTCGCTGGTGAAGGCGGTACTCAACAAATATGCAGGCAAGGGCCTGCGCTTGATCGAGGTCGAAAAACACGCCCTCATCGATTTGCCTGACATCGTCGAGCCGGTGTACCGGCGGCCCGAGCGCTTCATCCTGTTTTGCGACGATCTGTCGTTCGAAGCGGATGAACCCGGCTACAAGGCGCTGAAAGCGGCGCTGGAGGGATCGATCACCGCGGCTTCGGAGAACATGCTGGTTTACGCCACGTCCAACCGCCGCCACCTGATGCCGGAATACATGGAGGAAAACCTGGCGACCCGCCATGTCGGGGAAGAAGTGCATCCGGCGGAAGCGGTGGAGGAGAAAATCTCCTTTTCCGAGCGCTTCGGCCTGTGGCTTTCGTTCTATCCCTTCAGCCAGGATGATTATCTCGGCATCGTGGACCATTGGCTTGGTTTTCTCGGTGTGCGTCGCGCCGATACCGATGGAGTGCGGCAGGCCGCCGTGCAGTGGGCGCTCACGCGCGGCTCGCGCTCGGGCCGCGCGGCGTGGCAATTCGCCCGCGACTGGGCGGGACGGCACGCCCTCAAAGGCAAATGA
- a CDS encoding Nudix family hydrolase, which yields MKPAAGRSNAPAYPRQLVKVAAAVILRPDGQFLLAQRPAGKPYPGYWEFPGGKMEAQESSEQALERELKEELGIHIEEIYPWITRIYHYRHASVELHFHRVVRWTGPLHGRESQQLAWQSVKAVRVAPLLPANGAVLRALALPEHYAISNVAELGREKFMRRLEQFLQGGLRMVQVREKNLPHAELKELAAEVIALAHRHQALVLLNSEFPLAQELAADGVHLTSARLMRLDQRPLLPWCGASCHNREELQRAAEMGVDFVVLGPVLPTPGHKSPPAMGWDEFGKLVAGFSLPVYALGGMRSPHLRTAWQHGAHGIAMLRGAWA from the coding sequence ATGAAGCCAGCTGCAGGAAGAAGCAATGCACCGGCATATCCTCGCCAGCTGGTCAAAGTGGCTGCGGCGGTGATTCTGCGTCCGGACGGCCAGTTCCTGCTGGCGCAGCGCCCGGCAGGCAAACCTTATCCCGGTTACTGGGAATTTCCCGGCGGCAAGATGGAAGCGCAGGAAAGCAGCGAGCAGGCGCTCGAGCGCGAGCTAAAGGAAGAGCTGGGCATCCACATCGAGGAAATTTATCCGTGGATCACGCGCATCTACCATTACAGGCACGCCAGCGTGGAGCTGCATTTTCATCGGGTCGTGCGCTGGACGGGACCACTCCACGGCAGGGAAAGTCAGCAGCTCGCCTGGCAAAGCGTGAAGGCCGTCAGGGTCGCGCCGCTGTTGCCGGCGAACGGCGCGGTGCTCCGGGCGCTGGCTCTTCCCGAACATTATGCCATCAGCAATGTGGCGGAACTGGGCCGGGAGAAATTCATGCGCCGCCTCGAGCAGTTCTTGCAAGGAGGCTTGCGCATGGTTCAGGTGAGAGAAAAAAACCTGCCGCATGCCGAACTAAAGGAACTGGCTGCGGAAGTGATTGCGCTGGCGCACCGCCATCAAGCGCTGGTGCTGCTTAACAGCGAGTTCCCGCTGGCGCAGGAACTGGCCGCCGACGGCGTGCATCTCACCTCGGCACGGCTGATGCGGCTGGACCAGCGGCCGCTGCTGCCCTGGTGCGGCGCGTCCTGCCACAACCGCGAAGAATTGCAGCGCGCGGCCGAAATGGGGGTTGATTTCGTGGTGCTGGGTCCGGTATTGCCCACGCCCGGCCACAAGAGCCCGCCCGCGATGGGCTGGGATGAGTTTGGCAAGCTGGTTGCCGGCTTCAGCCTACCGGTGTACGCGTTGGGCGGAATGCGCTCACCCCACTTGCGCACTGCGTGGCAGCATGGCGCGCACGGCATCGCCATGCTGCGCGGCGCGTGGGCCTAG
- the lpxC gene encoding UDP-3-O-acyl-N-acetylglucosamine deacetylase, which yields MIKQRTLKNIIRATGVGLHTGEKVYLTLRPAAPNTGIVFRRIDLKQPVEIKANPHSIGDTRLSSCLEKNGVRVATVEHLMSAFAGLGIDNAYVDLTAPEVPIMDGSASPFVFLLQSAGIEEQRVPKEFIRIKKMVEVVDGDKWVRFEPYNGFRVNFSIDFDHPVFEPSGQSVTVDFANTSYIKEVSRARTFGFMQEVETLRSMGLALGGSLDNAIVMDEYRVLNSDGLRYEDEFVKHKVLDAIGDLYLLGHPLIGAFTGHKSGHTQNNALLRALLADAQAWEFVSFESSEEAPAFLRLQTQFA from the coding sequence ATGATTAAGCAGCGCACGCTGAAAAATATTATTCGTGCGACCGGTGTCGGCCTGCACACCGGCGAAAAAGTCTATCTCACTTTGCGTCCCGCCGCGCCCAACACCGGTATCGTGTTCCGCCGCATCGATCTCAAGCAACCGGTGGAAATCAAGGCCAACCCGCATTCGATCGGTGACACCCGGCTTTCTTCGTGCCTGGAAAAAAACGGTGTCAGGGTGGCCACGGTTGAACACTTGATGTCGGCGTTCGCCGGCTTGGGGATCGACAATGCTTATGTAGACCTCACCGCGCCGGAAGTGCCGATCATGGACGGCTCGGCCTCGCCTTTCGTGTTCCTGCTGCAATCGGCCGGCATCGAGGAGCAGCGCGTGCCGAAAGAATTCATCCGCATCAAGAAGATGGTCGAGGTGGTGGACGGCGACAAATGGGTGCGCTTTGAACCGTACAACGGCTTCCGCGTCAACTTCAGCATCGACTTCGATCATCCGGTGTTTGAACCGTCCGGCCAGTCGGTGACGGTGGACTTTGCCAACACGTCCTATATAAAAGAAGTCAGCCGCGCCCGCACCTTCGGCTTCATGCAGGAAGTCGAAACCCTGCGCTCGATGGGTCTGGCTTTGGGTGGCAGCCTCGACAATGCCATCGTCATGGACGAATACCGCGTGCTCAACAGCGACGGTCTGCGCTACGAGGACGAGTTCGTCAAGCACAAGGTGCTGGACGCGATTGGCGACCTGTACCTGCTGGGGCATCCGCTGATTGGCGCGTTCACCGGCCACAAGTCCGGCCACACCCAGAACAACGCACTGCTGCGCGCGCTGCTCGCCGACGCCCAGGCTTGGGAGTTCGTGAGCTTCGAAAGCAGCGAGGAAGCGCCAGCGTTCCTCAGGCTGCAAACGCAGTTTGCCTGA
- the yacG gene encoding DNA gyrase inhibitor YacG, producing MSTKPRLVPCPQCGKSVAWNTANPFRPFCSERCKLIDLGQWASESYRVPVEESSPSGTDLKEND from the coding sequence ATGTCCACCAAACCGCGCCTGGTGCCTTGCCCGCAATGCGGGAAAAGCGTGGCGTGGAACACCGCCAACCCCTTCCGTCCGTTTTGTTCGGAACGCTGCAAACTGATTGACCTCGGGCAGTGGGCTTCTGAAAGCTATCGCGTTCCCGTGGAAGAAAGCAGCCCTTCCGGCACCGATCTCAAGGAAAATGACTAG
- a CDS encoding M23 family metallopeptidase: MNIILVSGNLGKSRTITLSHSQIVFIAVLLLIGIAAFAIALHYLTLRHAAEIKSPYLQSLLVSVQEQELRKQQAYLRENLNAMAVKLGQMQAQLLRLDALGDRLAKQAGFKPQEFMFDQLPGRGGAVSGTPQRDLTLNEFNQQMERLSKELNDRTDKLGILETALMQDRLKQKLVPSVPPVNTGWFSSNFGWRIDPFTGSNAFHEGVDFMSEGGSTVVAAGGGVVVYSADNHTEYGNMIEVDHGNGLVTRYAHLSKRLVKVGDVVLREGKIGEVGNTGRSTGPHLHFEVRFKGAPQNPVRFLHKPG; this comes from the coding sequence ATGAATATTATTCTAGTTTCCGGAAACCTGGGAAAGTCCAGAACGATAACACTTAGCCATTCCCAGATCGTTTTCATCGCGGTGCTGCTGCTTATCGGCATCGCAGCGTTCGCTATTGCCCTGCATTACCTGACGCTGCGCCACGCGGCGGAAATCAAGAGTCCTTATCTGCAATCGCTGCTGGTTTCGGTACAGGAGCAGGAACTGCGCAAGCAGCAGGCCTATCTGCGCGAAAATCTCAACGCCATGGCGGTGAAGCTGGGACAGATGCAGGCGCAATTGCTGCGGCTCGACGCGCTCGGCGACCGCCTCGCCAAGCAGGCGGGTTTCAAGCCGCAGGAATTCATGTTTGACCAGCTGCCCGGCCGCGGCGGTGCGGTCTCCGGCACTCCGCAACGCGATCTCACGCTGAACGAGTTCAACCAGCAAATGGAACGCCTGTCCAAGGAGCTCAACGACCGTACCGACAAGCTAGGCATTCTGGAAACCGCGCTGATGCAAGACCGCCTGAAGCAAAAACTGGTGCCTTCGGTGCCGCCGGTAAATACCGGCTGGTTCTCCTCGAATTTCGGCTGGCGGATTGACCCCTTCACCGGCAGCAACGCCTTCCACGAAGGCGTCGATTTCATGTCCGAAGGCGGCTCCACGGTGGTAGCCGCCGGCGGCGGCGTGGTGGTGTATTCGGCGGACAACCACACCGAGTATGGTAATATGATCGAGGTTGACCACGGCAACGGTCTGGTGACGCGCTACGCCCATCTGTCCAAGCGCCTGGTCAAGGTTGGCGACGTGGTGCTGCGCGAGGGCAAGATTGGTGAAGTGGGAAACACCGGCCGCTCGACCGGCCCGCATCTCCATTTTGAAGTGCGCTTCAAGGGCGCCCCGCAAAATCCGGTGCGGTTTCTGCATAAGCCCGGCTGA
- the ftsZ gene encoding cell division protein FtsZ, with the protein MFEIVDSEAKEAQIKVVGVGGCGGNAVDHMIYRGVKGVEFISANTDVQALRRNQAKIQLQLGNSITKGLGAGANPDIGREAALEDRERITELIQGADMLFLTAGMGGGTGTGAAPVMAEIARDLGILTVAVVTKPFAFEGKRMGIAQQGIEALSQFVDSLIVVPNDKLMQVLGNGVTLDAAFQAANDVLHGAVAGIAEIISCPGMINVDFADVRTVMSEMGMAMMGSAKAAGADRAKLAAEQAVACPLLEDINILDARGVLINISASRDSFQLQEMYDVMDTIKTFAAESATVIVGAVYDEELKDSLRVTIVATGLNGPVNRKQEKPLSVVKTGTHNAPVEMVNYAELETPAVVRRRNRDATIEAMRQSGVEMLDIPAFLRKQAD; encoded by the coding sequence ATGTTTGAAATCGTGGATAGCGAAGCGAAGGAAGCGCAAATCAAGGTAGTCGGTGTGGGCGGCTGCGGCGGCAACGCGGTGGACCATATGATCTACCGTGGCGTGAAAGGCGTGGAGTTTATCAGCGCCAACACCGACGTGCAGGCGTTGCGGCGCAACCAGGCGAAAATCCAGTTACAACTGGGGAACTCGATTACCAAGGGCCTGGGCGCGGGGGCGAATCCTGACATCGGGCGCGAAGCGGCACTTGAAGACCGCGAGCGCATCACCGAACTGATTCAGGGGGCCGACATGCTGTTTCTCACCGCCGGGATGGGCGGCGGTACCGGCACCGGCGCCGCCCCGGTGATGGCGGAAATCGCCAGGGACCTCGGCATCCTCACCGTGGCGGTAGTGACCAAGCCGTTCGCCTTCGAAGGCAAGCGCATGGGCATCGCACAGCAGGGCATCGAGGCGCTCTCGCAGTTCGTGGATTCGCTGATCGTGGTGCCGAACGACAAGCTGATGCAGGTGCTGGGCAACGGGGTCACGCTGGATGCGGCGTTCCAGGCGGCAAATGACGTGCTGCACGGCGCGGTGGCGGGGATCGCCGAAATCATCAGCTGCCCGGGCATGATCAACGTCGATTTCGCCGACGTGCGGACGGTGATGTCGGAAATGGGCATGGCTATGATGGGCTCGGCCAAAGCCGCCGGCGCCGACCGCGCCAAGCTCGCCGCGGAACAGGCGGTGGCCTGCCCGCTTTTGGAAGACATCAACATCTTGGATGCGCGCGGCGTGCTGATCAACATTTCCGCCAGTCGGGACAGCTTCCAGTTGCAGGAGATGTACGACGTGATGGACACCATCAAGACCTTTGCCGCGGAAAGCGCGACGGTGATTGTCGGCGCAGTTTACGATGAAGAGCTGAAGGACAGCCTGCGCGTCACCATCGTCGCCACCGGCCTGAACGGACCGGTCAACCGCAAGCAGGAAAAGCCGTTGAGCGTGGTGAAGACCGGGACCCACAATGCGCCGGTGGAAATGGTGAATTACGCCGAACTCGAAACGCCGGCGGTGGTGAGAAGGCGCAACCGTGACGCCACCATCGAGGCGATGCGCCAGTCCGGCGTGGAGATGCTCGATATCCCGGCGTTTCTGCGCAAACAGGCGGATTGA
- a CDS encoding diguanylate cyclase, giving the protein MQTRNLHLYQFMNDWGLFRRSYLLKFMLVAFLGTHVPLIVLVLYIALSQSYSLMGALPIVIATLLATLIGAAITLSFLGSLLLPVRQTSESLKQYLAERNLPSLPTVYDDEAGQLMADAQYVVTRLDNALRELENISLTDHLTGVYNRRAGEQRLNEEIARAERENKHFLLAFIDINSLKKINDQYGHDAGDACVIHVATLLAENVRRGDWCARWAGDEFILAVYHPDISTELVFNRVLAELQAKPCPVRHDVTLNLSVSIGVAVYQRGIAVETLVQQADQAMYQAKQLGQDQSHVAFYGK; this is encoded by the coding sequence ATGCAGACTCGGAATTTACACCTGTACCAGTTCATGAACGATTGGGGGCTGTTCCGTCGCAGTTATCTGCTCAAGTTCATGCTGGTCGCGTTTCTCGGCACCCATGTGCCGCTCATCGTTCTGGTGCTGTATATCGCGCTGTCGCAGTCCTACAGCCTGATGGGCGCGCTGCCGATCGTGATTGCGACCCTGCTCGCTACCCTCATCGGCGCCGCCATCACGCTGTCGTTTCTAGGCAGTCTGCTGCTGCCGGTGCGCCAGACTTCGGAAAGCCTCAAACAATATCTGGCCGAACGCAACCTGCCGAGTCTTCCCACAGTTTACGATGACGAGGCGGGGCAGCTGATGGCCGATGCGCAGTATGTCGTGACGCGTCTCGATAATGCGTTGCGCGAGCTCGAGAATATTTCGCTTACCGATCATCTGACCGGCGTCTACAATCGCCGCGCCGGCGAGCAGCGCCTCAATGAGGAAATCGCGCGAGCGGAACGCGAAAACAAGCATTTCCTGCTGGCCTTCATCGATATCAATTCGTTGAAGAAGATCAACGATCAATACGGCCATGATGCGGGCGACGCCTGCGTCATCCATGTCGCCACGCTGCTGGCCGAAAACGTCCGCCGCGGTGACTGGTGCGCGCGCTGGGCCGGAGATGAATTCATCCTGGCGGTGTATCACCCCGATATCAGTACCGAGCTGGTGTTCAACCGCGTGCTGGCGGAGCTTCAAGCCAAACCTTGCCCGGTGCGTCATGACGTCACGCTCAATCTCAGCGTGAGCATCGGGGTGGCGGTGTACCAGCGCGGCATTGCGGTTGAAACCTTGGTCCAGCAGGCTGACCAGGCGATGTACCAGGCCAAGCAATTAGGCCAGGACCAGTCGCATGTGGCCTTTTATGGCAAGTAA
- the argJ gene encoding bifunctional glutamate N-acetyltransferase/amino-acid acetyltransferase ArgJ, giving the protein MPVNLHPPQPEQVLPVKGVALGVAEAAIKKPGCKDLLVMAFEPGAKVAGVFTQNRFCAAPVLLAKEHLSSGLPVKALVVNTGNANAGTGKDGIKHARRICAELAKSRGCETEQILPFSTGVIMEPLPVERIVAALPQCLAGLRADNWLAAAQAIMTTDTVPKARSKQISIKGTTVTITGIAKGAGMIRPNLATMLAFIASDARVSQAALQTVVNHAAAHSFNCITVDGDTSTNDAFMLIASGQAPMPEIADATGREFIAYRDAVTGVAQWLAQSIVRDGEGATKFITVRVEQGKDAAECARVAYAIAHSPLVKTAFFAADPNLGRILAAIGYAGIADLDVDKVSLYLDEVLVAENGGRAASYNEAAGRKAMSRPEIALRVKLGRGQADYTVWTCDLSHDYVTINAEYRT; this is encoded by the coding sequence ATGCCGGTGAATTTGCATCCACCCCAACCTGAACAAGTGCTGCCGGTAAAAGGCGTTGCCCTCGGCGTGGCGGAGGCGGCAATCAAAAAACCCGGGTGCAAGGATTTGCTGGTGATGGCGTTTGAGCCGGGCGCAAAAGTCGCCGGGGTGTTTACCCAAAATCGTTTTTGCGCGGCCCCGGTGCTGCTGGCAAAAGAACACTTGAGTTCCGGTCTGCCGGTTAAGGCGCTGGTGGTGAACACCGGCAACGCCAATGCCGGCACCGGTAAAGACGGAATTAAACACGCGCGCCGGATCTGTGCAGAGCTGGCCAAATCTCGGGGTTGCGAGACGGAGCAAATCCTGCCGTTTTCCACCGGCGTCATCATGGAGCCTTTGCCGGTGGAGCGCATTGTGGCCGCCCTGCCGCAATGCCTTGCCGGTTTGCGCGCAGACAATTGGCTGGCGGCGGCGCAGGCCATCATGACCACCGACACCGTGCCCAAGGCAAGATCAAAACAAATCAGCATCAAGGGCACGACGGTGACGATCACCGGCATCGCCAAGGGGGCGGGCATGATACGCCCCAACTTGGCCACCATGCTCGCTTTCATCGCCAGCGACGCGAGGGTAAGCCAGGCGGCGCTGCAAACCGTGGTGAACCATGCCGCGGCGCATTCGTTTAATTGCATTACAGTGGATGGCGATACTTCCACCAACGATGCGTTCATGCTGATCGCTTCCGGCCAGGCGCCGATGCCAGAAATTGCGGATGCGACAGGCCGCGAATTCATCGCCTATCGCGATGCGGTCACCGGAGTGGCGCAGTGGCTGGCGCAGTCCATTGTGCGCGACGGCGAGGGCGCCACCAAATTCATCACCGTCCGGGTGGAGCAGGGAAAAGACGCGGCGGAATGCGCTAGGGTGGCATATGCCATCGCGCATTCGCCGCTGGTGAAGACCGCTTTTTTCGCCGCGGATCCAAACCTGGGCCGGATCCTCGCGGCGATCGGTTATGCCGGCATCGCCGACCTGGATGTGGACAAGGTGAGCCTGTATCTGGATGAAGTTCTGGTGGCGGAAAACGGCGGACGCGCGGCGAGCTACAATGAAGCAGCGGGACGGAAAGCGATGAGCAGGCCGGAGATCGCCCTGCGGGTAAAGCTTGGCCGCGGACAGGCGGATTATACGGTGTGGACCTGCGATCTGTCTCACGATTATGTGACCATCAACGCTGAATATCGTACTTAG
- the secA gene encoding preprotein translocase subunit SecA, which yields MLASLLKKIFGSRNERLLKQYTHIVRAINVLEPAIEKLSDAGLRAKTDEFKGRIRERLATIPDHADGNLERAQALEEERSRARKTIVEELLPEAFAVVREASKRTLQMRHFDVQLIGGMVLHYGKIAEMRTGEGKTLVATLPAYLNALTGRGVHVVTVNDYLASRDAEWMGKIYNFLGLTVGVIVSQQADAAKRAAYAADITYGTNNEFGFDYLRDNMKYAVEERAQHGLHYAIVDEVDSILIDEARTPLIISGQADDTTDLYHHINDLVPKLTRQQQENGPGDYSVDEKTNQVLLTETGHERAEQLLSQAGLLPPNGSLYDSAHINLVHHLYAALKAHALFHRDQHYVVQNGEVVIVDEFTGRLMAGRRWSDGLHQAVEAKEAVKIQRENQTLASITFQNYFRMYRKLAGMTGTADTEAYEFQQIYGLETVVIPTHQPMIREERQDQVYRTTKEKYVAVINDIRDCCERGQPVLVGTTSIENSELLSGLLNREKLPHQVLNAKQHAREAEIVVQAGRPKWITIATNMAGRGTDIVLGGNPEPEINKIRNDASLDDASKAARIAEIRTQWQKLHQQVVAAGGLHIIGTERHESRRVDNQLRGRSGRQGDPGSSRFYLALEDPLLRIFASDRVSAIMQRLNMPEGEAIEHPWVTRAIENAQRKVEARNFDIRKQLLEYDDVANDQRRVIYQQRNELLESTDISDTIRAMRGDVVNDLISLHIAPESVEEQWDVPGLGKTLAAELQLDLPLQLWLKQDPELHEETLRSRIIEAAHAQYQGKLEQVGAEVMHQYERAVMLQSLDSDWREHLAALDHLRQGIHLRGYAAKNPKQEYKREAFELFAGMLELIKAEVTKIIMTVQIRSREEVEAVEPPPQPENVQYHHADYDEALAQAGDAEQKPFVRQGQKIGRNDPCPCGSGRKYKHCHGKLS from the coding sequence ATGCTTGCCAGCCTGCTGAAAAAAATCTTCGGCAGCCGCAACGAACGGCTGCTCAAGCAATACACGCACATAGTGCGGGCGATCAACGTGCTGGAACCCGCCATCGAAAAACTTTCCGACGCCGGGCTGCGCGCCAAGACCGACGAGTTCAAGGGACGCATCCGCGAGCGGCTCGCGACTATTCCCGACCATGCCGACGGCAACCTCGAGCGGGCGCAGGCGCTGGAGGAAGAGCGCAGCCGCGCGCGCAAGACGATTGTCGAGGAACTGCTGCCCGAAGCGTTCGCCGTGGTCAGGGAAGCGAGCAAACGCACCCTGCAAATGCGCCATTTCGATGTGCAGTTGATCGGCGGTATGGTCTTGCATTATGGAAAGATCGCGGAAATGCGCACCGGAGAGGGCAAGACTTTGGTGGCCACGCTGCCGGCGTATCTCAACGCGCTCACCGGCCGGGGTGTGCATGTGGTGACGGTCAACGATTACCTGGCCAGCCGCGACGCCGAATGGATGGGCAAAATCTACAATTTCCTCGGCCTTACGGTGGGGGTCATTGTTTCGCAGCAGGCGGATGCCGCCAAACGGGCCGCCTATGCCGCCGACATCACCTACGGCACCAATAACGAATTTGGCTTTGACTATCTGCGCGACAACATGAAGTACGCCGTCGAGGAACGCGCACAGCACGGCCTGCACTACGCCATCGTTGACGAGGTGGATTCGATACTGATTGACGAAGCGCGCACCCCGCTCATCATTTCCGGCCAGGCCGATGACACTACCGATTTGTATCACCACATCAACGATCTGGTGCCGAAGCTGACCCGCCAGCAGCAGGAAAACGGGCCGGGCGATTACAGCGTGGATGAAAAAACCAACCAGGTGCTGCTCACCGAAACCGGGCACGAGCGCGCCGAACAATTGTTAAGCCAGGCCGGGCTCCTGCCACCGAACGGCAGTCTTTATGACTCCGCGCACATCAATCTGGTGCATCATTTGTATGCCGCGTTGAAAGCCCATGCGCTGTTTCACCGCGACCAGCACTACGTGGTGCAAAACGGCGAAGTTGTTATTGTCGACGAGTTCACCGGCCGATTGATGGCGGGGCGGCGCTGGTCGGACGGCCTGCACCAGGCGGTGGAAGCGAAGGAGGCAGTGAAGATCCAGCGCGAGAACCAGACGCTCGCTTCCATCACTTTCCAGAATTATTTCCGCATGTATAGGAAGCTCGCCGGCATGACCGGCACGGCGGATACCGAGGCTTACGAATTCCAGCAAATCTACGGCCTGGAAACGGTAGTGATTCCCACCCACCAACCGATGATCCGTGAAGAACGTCAGGACCAGGTGTACCGCACCACCAAGGAAAAATACGTGGCGGTCATCAACGACATCCGCGATTGCTGCGAGCGCGGGCAGCCGGTACTGGTCGGCACCACCTCGATTGAAAACTCGGAACTGCTTTCTGGTTTGCTGAACCGGGAAAAACTGCCGCACCAGGTGCTGAATGCCAAGCAGCATGCGCGCGAGGCGGAAATCGTGGTGCAGGCCGGACGGCCGAAATGGATTACAATCGCCACCAATATGGCGGGGCGCGGCACTGACATCGTACTCGGTGGCAACCCCGAGCCGGAAATCAATAAAATCCGCAACGACGCAAGCCTCGACGACGCGTCTAAGGCAGCGCGCATTGCGGAAATCCGCACGCAGTGGCAGAAGCTGCACCAACAGGTGGTGGCGGCCGGGGGGCTGCACATCATCGGCACCGAGCGCCATGAATCGCGGCGGGTGGACAACCAGTTGCGCGGCCGCTCCGGTCGCCAGGGCGACCCGGGCTCCAGCCGCTTTTATCTCGCGCTGGAAGATCCGCTGCTCAGGATTTTCGCCTCCGACCGGGTTTCCGCCATCATGCAGAGGCTCAACATGCCCGAAGGCGAGGCGATCGAGCATCCGTGGGTCACGCGCGCCATTGAAAACGCGCAGCGCAAGGTGGAAGCGCGCAACTTCGACATCCGCAAGCAGCTGCTCGAATATGACGACGTCGCCAATGACCAACGGCGGGTGATTTACCAGCAGCGCAACGAACTGCTGGAAAGCACCGATATTTCCGACACCATCCGCGCCATGCGCGGAGACGTAGTGAACGATCTAATCAGCCTGCACATCGCGCCGGAAAGCGTGGAAGAGCAATGGGACGTTCCTGGGCTGGGGAAAACCCTGGCTGCGGAATTGCAGCTCGACCTGCCGCTGCAGCTCTGGCTCAAGCAGGATCCCGAGTTGCACGAGGAAACATTGCGCAGCCGCATCATCGAAGCGGCGCATGCGCAATACCAGGGCAAGCTGGAGCAGGTCGGGGCCGAAGTGATGCACCAGTACGAGCGCGCGGTGATGCTGCAAAGCCTGGACTCCGACTGGCGCGAACATCTGGCGGCGCTCGATCATCTGCGCCAGGGCATACACCTGCGCGGCTATGCGGCGAAGAACCCCAAGCAGGAATACAAGCGCGAGGCGTTCGAGCTTTTTGCCGGCATGCTTGAATTGATCAAGGCTGAAGTCACGAAAATCATCATGACGGTGCAGATCAGGAGCCGGGAAGAAGTGGAGGCGGTGGAACCGCCGCCGCAGCCGGAAAATGTGCAATACCATCATGCCGATTATGACGAGGCACTGGCGCAGGCCGGCGACGCCGAGCAAAAGCCATTTGTGCGTCAGGGACAGAAAATCGGGCGCAACGATCCCTGCCCGTGCGGTTCGGGCAGGAAGTACAAGCACTGCCACGGCAAGTTGAGTTGA